Proteins encoded together in one Orcinus orca chromosome 13, mOrcOrc1.1, whole genome shotgun sequence window:
- the LOC105748084 gene encoding UPF0729 protein C18orf32 homolog yields the protein MVCIPCIVILVVLWVYKKFLEPYIYPLISPFVSCMWPRKAIQESNDKNKGKIDCKGADINRLPTRGPTEISDKKKDLSDCHKGSHCFKNGSLFKFEEYNSTVKQCSETVR from the exons ATGGTGTGCATTCCCTGCATCGTCATTCTAGTTGTGCTCTGGGTCTACAAAAAGTTCCTGGAACCATATATATACCCTCTGATTTCCCCCTTTGTTAGTTGTATGTGGCCTAGGAAAGCTATACAAGAATCCAATgataaaaacaaaggcaaaatagaCTGTAAGGGTGCAGACATAAATAGATTACCAACAAGAGGACCAACAGAAATCTCTGATAAAAAGAAAGACTTAAGTGACTGTCACAAAGgatctcattgttttaaaaatggatc GCTCTTCAAATTTGAGGAGTATAATTCTACTGTGAAACAGTGCAGTGAGACTGTGCGGTGA